Proteins from one Erysipelothrix larvae genomic window:
- the rpoC gene encoding DNA-directed RNA polymerase subunit beta', protein MSINNFASIQLALASPERIFEWSYGEVKKPETINYRSQKPERDGLFCERIFGPTKDWECYCGKYKKVRYRGVVCDRCGVEVTKASVRRERMGHIELAAPVAHIWYLRGIPSRMSLLLNITPKNLEEVVYFVKWVVTDPRDTNLEYKQILNEKEYRDYQQEFGYVSFEAQTGAEAIRTLLAQADLDAEHQDIMAQLESAKGDKRRRLIRRLETVEAFINSDNKPEWMVLSVLPVIPPDLRPMLQLDGGRFAASDLNDLYRRVITRNNRLKKLLEMGTPAIIVQNEKRMLQEAVDALIDNGRRSKPVTGAGGRPLKSLSHNLKGKQGRFRQNLLGKRVDFSGRSVIAVGPDLKMYECGIPKEMAINLFKPFVVNEMKIRGISNNAKAAEKLIERQDPRVWDVVEDVIRDHPVLLNRAPTLHRLGIQAFKPKLIEGRAIRLHPLVTPAFNADFDGDQMAVHVPLSEMAQAEAEILMLGSHNILGPKDGKPIVTPSQDMVLGNFYLTMEETKEEFFEKADELESLGDFQGAEKWRNFGNNQGKAFRSVNEARLAYEQGFIHLHTRICIRAASLNKGNFSAKQNGLYLITTLGKLIFNEMFPSDFPYLNEVNKDNFKTTPDKFFVQMGQDVPEIISQMPLNADFKKKDLEIIIKEIFDRYSTDKTSEILDQIKDLGFLYSTRAGMTVALSDINVAPNKQKYIDEGKEKAVRLMTQFDRGLLTPQEWEGKLMQLWDGVKNVVGSELMQNLERKNPINMMATSGARGNVSNFTQLAGMRGLMARPTQSKSNKGFQPSIIEVPIYSSFREGLNVSEFFNSTHGVRKGMTDTALKTAESGYLTRRLVDVAQDVMITEDDCGAAEGYVVAEIIDQKSNTIIESLYDRLVGRYIKETIVDPKTKEVIIEEDEFIDEIIARRIVNSGIKEVSIRNVFTCEAKHGICAKCYGRNMATGQVVEGGEAVGIMAAQSIGEPGTQLTMRTFHTGGVATAGGEDITQGLPRVEELFEARTPKLAAIISEITGEVTDIRQNDDGIGYIITVTNDKRTVEHKTLPNQPARSWLKPGVEVHAGEKLTEGSVDPKQLLEFAGRSAVQDYILKEVKKVYQSGGIEISDKHLEVMIRQMMRKVMIVDGQDTGISPGVQINIERMHDINENALLSGQLPARFRPVLMGISKASVETESFLSAASFQETTKVLTDAAIKSKVDPLSGLKENVIIGKMIPAGTGYHGHRESTVRIHELAAELKEMREERNIQEEEASSILQEIVRG, encoded by the coding sequence ATGAGCATAAACAATTTTGCCTCGATTCAACTAGCACTTGCTTCACCAGAAAGAATCTTTGAATGGTCTTATGGTGAAGTTAAGAAGCCTGAAACGATTAATTACCGTTCTCAAAAACCAGAACGTGACGGACTTTTCTGCGAGCGTATTTTTGGTCCAACAAAGGACTGGGAATGTTATTGTGGAAAATATAAGAAAGTACGTTACCGCGGTGTCGTTTGTGATCGCTGTGGTGTTGAAGTAACAAAAGCATCCGTACGTCGTGAACGTATGGGACATATCGAATTAGCAGCACCTGTTGCACATATTTGGTATCTACGTGGTATTCCATCACGTATGAGTTTATTACTCAACATTACACCAAAGAATTTGGAAGAAGTTGTATACTTTGTTAAGTGGGTTGTTACAGATCCACGCGATACAAATCTAGAATACAAACAAATCCTCAATGAAAAAGAATACCGTGATTATCAACAAGAATTCGGTTATGTTTCATTTGAAGCACAAACCGGAGCCGAAGCGATTCGTACGCTTCTAGCGCAAGCAGATTTAGATGCTGAACATCAAGATATTATGGCTCAGCTTGAATCCGCAAAAGGTGACAAACGCCGTCGATTGATTCGTCGTTTGGAAACTGTTGAAGCCTTCATTAATTCAGATAACAAGCCTGAGTGGATGGTACTTTCAGTATTACCAGTTATTCCACCAGACTTGCGTCCAATGCTTCAACTTGATGGGGGTCGTTTCGCTGCATCTGACTTGAATGACCTTTATCGCCGTGTTATTACACGTAACAACCGTCTTAAGAAATTACTTGAGATGGGAACACCTGCAATCATTGTTCAAAACGAAAAACGTATGTTACAAGAAGCTGTAGATGCTTTGATTGACAACGGACGTCGTTCAAAACCAGTTACAGGTGCAGGTGGTCGTCCATTAAAATCACTCTCACACAACTTAAAAGGGAAACAAGGTCGTTTCCGTCAAAACTTACTGGGTAAGCGTGTTGACTTCTCAGGTCGTTCTGTTATCGCAGTTGGACCAGACTTGAAGATGTATGAATGTGGTATTCCTAAAGAAATGGCAATCAATCTCTTTAAACCATTTGTTGTAAATGAAATGAAGATTCGTGGCATCAGCAACAATGCGAAAGCCGCTGAAAAATTGATCGAACGCCAAGATCCTCGTGTGTGGGATGTTGTGGAAGATGTCATTAGAGATCATCCAGTACTGTTAAACCGTGCGCCAACACTTCACCGTCTTGGGATCCAAGCGTTTAAACCAAAACTAATTGAAGGACGTGCGATTCGTCTTCACCCGCTTGTAACACCTGCGTTTAACGCGGACTTTGATGGTGACCAAATGGCGGTTCACGTGCCTCTATCAGAAATGGCTCAAGCAGAAGCTGAAATTCTAATGCTTGGTTCACATAATATCCTTGGACCTAAAGATGGTAAACCAATCGTTACACCATCACAGGATATGGTTTTAGGTAACTTCTATCTAACAATGGAAGAAACAAAAGAAGAGTTCTTTGAAAAAGCAGATGAACTTGAATCATTAGGCGACTTCCAAGGTGCTGAAAAATGGCGTAACTTTGGTAATAACCAAGGTAAGGCGTTTAGAAGTGTTAACGAAGCACGCCTTGCATATGAACAAGGCTTTATCCACTTGCATACACGTATCTGCATTCGTGCTGCTTCCTTGAACAAAGGAAACTTCAGTGCAAAACAAAATGGACTTTATCTTATCACAACACTTGGTAAGTTAATCTTCAATGAAATGTTCCCATCTGATTTCCCTTACTTGAATGAAGTAAACAAAGATAACTTTAAGACAACTCCAGATAAGTTCTTTGTGCAAATGGGACAAGATGTACCTGAAATTATCAGTCAAATGCCTTTAAATGCTGACTTCAAGAAAAAAGATCTTGAGATCATTATCAAGGAAATCTTTGATCGTTATTCAACCGATAAGACTTCTGAGATTCTTGACCAAATTAAAGATCTTGGATTCTTGTACTCAACGCGTGCGGGTATGACTGTTGCGCTTAGTGACATTAATGTTGCCCCTAACAAGCAAAAATACATCGATGAAGGGAAAGAAAAAGCAGTTCGCTTGATGACTCAATTCGATCGTGGTCTTCTCACACCTCAAGAGTGGGAAGGTAAATTAATGCAACTTTGGGATGGCGTTAAAAACGTTGTTGGTAGCGAGTTGATGCAAAACCTTGAACGTAAAAACCCGATTAATATGATGGCGACTTCTGGAGCGCGTGGTAACGTTTCTAACTTTACGCAGCTCGCAGGTATGCGTGGTCTTATGGCACGTCCTACTCAGTCTAAGTCAAACAAAGGATTCCAACCAAGTATTATTGAGGTTCCGATCTATTCTTCATTCCGTGAAGGTCTAAACGTGAGTGAGTTCTTTAACTCAACCCACGGTGTGCGTAAAGGGATGACCGATACTGCGCTTAAGACTGCGGAATCTGGATACTTAACACGTCGTCTGGTTGACGTTGCGCAAGACGTCATGATTACTGAAGATGACTGTGGTGCTGCTGAAGGTTATGTAGTAGCAGAAATTATTGATCAAAAATCAAATACAATCATTGAATCATTGTATGATCGTTTAGTGGGTCGATATATCAAAGAAACAATCGTTGATCCAAAAACTAAAGAAGTGATTATCGAAGAAGATGAATTCATCGATGAAATTATTGCACGTCGTATTGTGAACTCTGGAATAAAAGAAGTGTCCATTCGTAACGTGTTTACCTGTGAAGCGAAACACGGTATCTGTGCGAAATGTTACGGTCGTAACATGGCTACAGGTCAAGTGGTTGAAGGTGGAGAAGCTGTGGGTATTATGGCGGCTCAATCAATCGGGGAACCAGGTACACAGCTAACAATGCGTACATTCCATACCGGAGGGGTTGCGACAGCTGGTGGGGAAGATATCACTCAAGGTCTTCCACGTGTTGAGGAACTTTTCGAAGCACGTACTCCAAAACTTGCTGCAATCATTTCTGAAATCACAGGTGAAGTAACTGATATTCGTCAAAATGATGACGGTATTGGCTACATTATTACCGTAACAAACGACAAACGTACCGTTGAACACAAAACACTTCCAAATCAACCAGCTCGTTCATGGTTGAAACCAGGTGTTGAAGTGCATGCGGGTGAGAAACTCACTGAAGGATCTGTTGATCCAAAACAACTTCTTGAATTTGCAGGTCGTTCTGCAGTACAAGATTACATCTTGAAAGAAGTTAAGAAAGTATACCAAAGCGGTGGTATTGAAATCTCTGATAAGCACCTTGAGGTAATGATTCGTCAAATGATGCGTAAAGTTATGATCGTTGATGGCCAAGACACAGGCATTAGCCCAGGTGTTCAAATCAACATCGAACGTATGCATGACATTAACGAAAATGCACTACTTTCTGGACAATTACCTGCACGTTTCCGTCCTGTATTAATGGGTATTTCGAAAGCGTCTGTTGAAACTGAATCATTCCTATCTGCTGCATCATTCCAAGAAACGACTAAAGTTCTTACGGATGCTGCGATTAAGTCAAAAGTGGATCCACTTTCAGGCTTGAAGGAAAATGTTATCATTGGTAAGATGATTCCTGCGGGAACGGGTTACCATGGTCACAGAGAATCAACAGTTCGTATTCATGAACTTGCAGCTGAACTGAAGGAAATGCGTGAAGAACGTAACATCCAAGAAGAAGAAGCAAGCTCAATTCTACAAGAAATCGTACGCGGTTAA
- a CDS encoding NAD(P)-dependent oxidoreductase has translation MKVLLDRKFEYILEELEDVRDHIVFEPTEDVRMICGDHKFVNEYYTLPHLQTIQLASSGYNMLDLDYLRKHKITLLNSRGIYSIPIAEYVVSYILAIYKKHRMFDISQAKHEWNPDRSLKSIEGSTALLLGTGAIPQEVVKRLKGFDVTFIGLNSDGRMIEGFDQCDALPNFEKYLSSVDFVICALPENKATVKLLNKTHFLKMKPESVFINVGRGSLIDYDDVCQSIGHLKGFVIDVFEVEPMPSDHPLWDCPNVYITGHASAGSQNNNRRTTQLFANNIKRIISGEVPDNRVDLRKG, from the coding sequence ATGAAAGTTTTACTCGACAGAAAGTTCGAATATATCCTTGAAGAATTAGAGGATGTACGCGATCATATAGTATTTGAGCCTACGGAAGATGTGAGGATGATCTGTGGGGATCATAAATTCGTCAATGAATATTACACACTTCCTCATCTTCAAACCATTCAACTCGCTAGTTCAGGGTATAATATGTTGGATTTGGATTATCTCAGAAAACATAAGATAACGCTGTTAAATTCACGAGGTATCTATAGTATTCCAATTGCTGAGTATGTCGTTAGTTACATCTTAGCAATCTACAAGAAACATCGAATGTTTGATATTTCTCAGGCGAAACATGAATGGAATCCTGATCGTTCACTCAAAAGCATCGAAGGGTCTACAGCGCTTTTGTTAGGAACCGGAGCGATACCTCAAGAAGTTGTGAAACGACTTAAAGGCTTTGATGTGACATTCATTGGACTTAACTCCGATGGACGCATGATTGAAGGATTTGATCAATGTGATGCCCTTCCTAACTTTGAGAAATATCTAAGCAGTGTAGATTTTGTAATCTGTGCACTACCAGAGAATAAAGCAACTGTAAAATTACTGAATAAGACACACTTTTTAAAGATGAAACCGGAGTCTGTTTTTATAAACGTTGGGAGAGGGTCTCTGATTGACTATGATGATGTTTGTCAGTCAATAGGACATCTCAAAGGGTTTGTGATTGATGTTTTTGAAGTCGAACCAATGCCTAGTGATCACCCATTATGGGATTGTCCCAATGTTTATATTACGGGACATGCTTCTGCTGGATCACAAAATAATAATCGGCGGACCACTCAACTTTTTGCGAATAACATCAAACGTATTATCAGCGGAGAAGTGCCTGATAATAGAGTCGATTTAAGAAAGGGATGA
- a CDS encoding peptide ABC transporter substrate-binding protein has protein sequence MHQFKKILISTLALLLVLAGCSGGDTNTGKVLRVAKDTDIRTLDTSVATDGLSFEVIEQFTDGLLDYDAAGTIIPRAAKELPTVSDDGLTYTFTLRDDIYWYTSDGEEYAPVTAHDFVFAWRRLVDPATASDYNYMITTAQIVNSEQVYSGDLPTTELGVEATDDKTLVVHLENAVPFFEQLMAFPAFNPLNEKFVTEKGDQYALSVENLLSNGPFIFTEWTKSSSWKLTKNEKYYDAANVNIDGIAYTLSADYQSSALQFDSGTIDVTKISASLVDQYKDTEAFKQVPIGYVWYIAFNLAKVEMLENTDLRLAIAYALDRSNITDNIMKDGSLPAEYIVPVGLASLNGKDFRDGIDPFLAYNVATAKEHIEKAKAALGVDKFEFELLIEDSEESKTNAAQIKADLEEIGVTVNITSIPKSERLERMQDATLDYELGLTRWGPDYSDPFTYLGDNFGLHKEQIIAWNNAEYNALIESVSPVGSLALQPNERWEAMKDAEEVFLNNAIVAPVWQSGEAMLINPKVTGIEIHVVGSTAYRNVKIAD, from the coding sequence ATGCACCAATTCAAAAAGATTTTAATTTCTACACTCGCGCTTCTGCTAGTATTAGCAGGGTGTTCAGGTGGTGATACCAATACTGGTAAAGTATTGCGTGTAGCTAAAGATACAGACATTCGTACACTTGATACAAGTGTTGCTACCGATGGTCTATCCTTTGAGGTTATCGAGCAGTTTACCGATGGGCTTTTGGATTATGATGCTGCAGGAACTATTATTCCGCGCGCTGCAAAAGAACTCCCAACCGTAAGCGATGATGGTCTTACTTATACCTTTACACTCAGAGATGATATTTATTGGTACACCAGTGATGGTGAAGAGTATGCACCAGTAACAGCACATGACTTTGTGTTTGCTTGGAGACGTTTAGTTGACCCAGCAACTGCTAGTGACTATAACTACATGATTACCACAGCACAAATCGTAAATAGCGAACAAGTATACTCAGGTGACTTACCTACAACTGAACTGGGTGTTGAAGCAACGGATGATAAAACATTGGTTGTTCACCTTGAAAATGCAGTGCCATTCTTTGAACAACTCATGGCATTCCCTGCATTTAATCCTTTGAATGAAAAATTTGTTACAGAGAAAGGGGATCAATATGCACTCTCTGTAGAAAATCTACTTTCAAATGGACCATTCATTTTCACTGAATGGACAAAATCAAGTTCATGGAAACTGACTAAGAATGAAAAATACTATGATGCAGCCAATGTAAATATTGATGGTATTGCTTATACATTATCTGCTGACTACCAAAGTTCAGCACTTCAATTTGACAGTGGAACAATTGATGTCACAAAGATTTCCGCATCACTTGTTGATCAATATAAAGATACAGAAGCATTCAAACAAGTTCCAATTGGATATGTTTGGTATATCGCATTTAACCTTGCGAAAGTGGAAATGCTAGAAAACACAGACCTTCGTCTTGCAATTGCTTATGCACTTGACCGTTCTAACATTACCGATAACATTATGAAAGATGGATCACTTCCTGCTGAGTATATTGTACCTGTAGGGCTTGCATCATTGAATGGTAAAGATTTCCGTGATGGTATTGATCCATTCCTAGCATACAATGTCGCAACTGCAAAAGAGCATATTGAAAAAGCAAAAGCAGCATTGGGTGTTGATAAATTTGAATTTGAACTTCTGATTGAAGATTCAGAGGAATCAAAAACAAATGCAGCTCAAATTAAAGCTGACCTTGAAGAAATTGGTGTTACTGTAAACATCACATCAATTCCAAAATCTGAGAGACTTGAACGTATGCAAGATGCAACACTAGACTATGAACTTGGTCTAACACGTTGGGGTCCTGACTACTCAGACCCATTCACTTACTTAGGTGATAACTTTGGACTTCATAAAGAACAAATCATTGCATGGAACAATGCAGAATACAATGCATTGATTGAATCAGTATCTCCAGTTGGTTCATTGGCATTACAACCAAATGAACGTTGGGAAGCAATGAAAGATGCAGAAGAGGTATTCCTCAATAACGCGATCGTAGCTCCAGTATGGCAATCTGGTGAAGCAATGCTGATTAATCCTAAAGTTACAGGTATTGAAATTCATGTCGTTGGATCGACTGCATACCGCAATGTGAAGATTGCTGATTAA
- a CDS encoding ABC transporter permease has protein sequence MWKYTLKRVFWACITLLVILFVLFLLLDFMPGSPFNTEKLTAEQLEILRRFYGLDRPFFEKFFIFLKNALRGDFGISYSILKNAPVSSIVLPRLGVSIRLGFQALLLGSIFGVLFGTISGSKQNSWADTISTVIAVIGVSVPSFVFALTLSFTLGYKLGWFPLTFITSQPFLSSILPTISLSMFIMAQVTRFLRTEFVEVLDSEYIKLARVKGLPRKQQIFGHGFRNALISVITIYGPLVVNVLTGSLVVEKIFSIPGIGSMLVTAIQSSDYNVIVMIAFIYSALYIVVNLIVDILYGVIDPRIRVGKGA, from the coding sequence ATGTGGAAATATACACTTAAACGGGTATTTTGGGCATGTATTACCTTACTGGTAATATTATTCGTATTATTCTTATTGCTCGACTTTATGCCTGGATCTCCATTTAACACAGAAAAACTAACTGCAGAACAACTTGAAATATTGAGACGTTTCTACGGTTTAGATCGCCCTTTCTTTGAGAAATTCTTTATATTCTTGAAAAATGCATTAAGAGGTGATTTTGGAATTTCTTATTCAATTTTGAAGAATGCTCCAGTATCTAGCATTGTATTACCACGATTAGGGGTATCAATTCGACTTGGATTTCAAGCACTCTTGCTTGGGAGTATCTTCGGTGTGTTATTTGGAACGATATCAGGGTCTAAACAAAATTCATGGGCCGATACAATTTCAACGGTTATCGCAGTAATTGGTGTCAGTGTACCGTCATTTGTATTTGCTCTCACACTGAGCTTTACATTAGGTTATAAACTGGGATGGTTCCCGTTAACGTTTATTACCTCACAACCATTTTTATCTTCAATACTACCAACAATTTCACTGTCAATGTTTATCATGGCGCAAGTAACACGGTTCTTAAGAACTGAATTTGTTGAGGTATTGGATTCAGAATATATCAAACTTGCACGCGTTAAAGGGCTTCCTCGAAAACAACAAATCTTTGGTCATGGATTTAGGAATGCCTTAATCTCAGTCATTACAATATATGGACCGCTTGTTGTAAATGTATTAACCGGTTCATTGGTTGTTGAGAAAATATTTAGTATCCCAGGAATAGGGAGTATGCTTGTGACTGCGATTCAAAGTAGTGACTACAATGTAATCGTCATGATTGCCTTTATCTATAGTGCTTTATACATCGTCGTGAACTTGATCGTTGATATTTTATATGGTGTCATTGATCCACGAATTCGTGTTGGAAAGGGGGCATAA
- the opp3C gene encoding oligopeptide ABC transporter permease, which translates to MSEKENVAPLDALTQDDFVHVGYIDRPEQEMVQGEDESALRDGWERFKKNKGAVIGLIVISIIIVMAIIGPMISGYRFDEIFKGYNNLPPRIPGLENLGFFDGTSRGVNVYEQLGVTQYFWFGSDTLGRDLFTRIWSGTRVSFIIAIVAVLIDFVIGVTYGTISGYFGGKVDMLMQRILEVINGIPNLVVVTLFVLVFKPGMVSIIVSLMITGWIGMSRVVRSQVLKLKEQEFVLAADVLGARKMMIIVKEILPNIMGQMIVMTMFSIPNAIFYEAFLAFVGLGLAEPQASLGSLINTGYNSMLTHPHLLIFPVIVLSLLMLSFNLIADGLRDAIDPTMKGH; encoded by the coding sequence ATGAGTGAAAAAGAAAATGTTGCGCCACTTGATGCACTTACACAAGATGACTTTGTACATGTTGGATACATCGACAGACCTGAACAAGAAATGGTTCAAGGAGAAGACGAATCAGCCCTTCGTGATGGTTGGGAACGGTTCAAGAAAAATAAAGGTGCAGTCATCGGCCTTATTGTAATTTCAATCATTATCGTGATGGCAATCATTGGTCCAATGATTAGCGGATATCGCTTTGATGAAATATTCAAAGGGTATAATAACTTACCGCCACGTATTCCAGGACTTGAAAATTTAGGATTCTTTGATGGAACCTCACGGGGTGTGAATGTCTATGAACAACTGGGTGTTACTCAATACTTCTGGTTTGGTTCCGATACATTAGGTCGTGACCTCTTTACACGTATTTGGTCTGGAACTCGAGTATCATTTATCATTGCGATTGTTGCAGTGTTGATTGACTTTGTAATTGGGGTAACTTACGGAACCATCTCAGGATATTTTGGTGGTAAAGTGGATATGCTGATGCAACGGATTCTTGAAGTCATTAATGGGATTCCTAACTTAGTAGTCGTAACACTGTTTGTGCTTGTGTTTAAGCCAGGGATGGTATCCATCATTGTATCTTTGATGATTACAGGATGGATTGGAATGAGTCGTGTTGTCAGATCTCAAGTTTTGAAGCTCAAAGAACAAGAGTTTGTATTAGCTGCTGATGTACTTGGAGCACGAAAAATGATGATTATCGTCAAAGAAATCTTACCAAATATTATGGGACAAATGATTGTTATGACGATGTTCTCAATTCCAAATGCGATTTTCTATGAAGCGTTCTTAGCATTTGTAGGATTAGGTCTTGCAGAACCACAAGCATCACTGGGGTCATTAATTAATACTGGGTATAACAGCATGTTAACTCACCCCCACTTACTGATATTTCCAGTGATTGTATTATCGTTATTAATGTTAAGTTTCAATTTGATTGCGGATGGACTACGAGATGCAATTGACCCAACAATGAAAGGACACTAG
- a CDS encoding ABC transporter ATP-binding protein, producing MKENRILEINDFTLSFNLSRGTNHVIRNINLHVNKGETLAIVGESGSGKSVTTKAILGIIDDNGKVGNGEILYRFDDTVNPPEVLDLTKMSEKDFQTRIRGRQISIIFQDPMTALNPTMQIGKQIMESILVHKKDMPKAQAKARSIELLDMVGINDPEKRFKQYPHQLSGGMRQRVVIAIALASEPHLLIADEPTTALDVTIQAQILDLIKEIQKKTGISIIFITHDLGVVANVADRVAVMYAGKIVEEGLVDEVFYDPRHPYTWGLLSSLPSTTGNDTELYSIPGSPPNMIHPPKGDAFAYRSEYALKIDFEKEPPMFDITDTHRAASWLLDPRAPKLEMPEILKHRLEVLRKENHDE from the coding sequence ATGAAAGAAAATCGAATTTTAGAAATCAATGACTTTACGTTATCTTTTAATTTGTCACGGGGTACCAATCATGTCATTCGTAATATTAATTTACATGTAAATAAGGGAGAGACACTTGCTATCGTTGGTGAGAGCGGTAGTGGGAAGTCAGTAACAACAAAAGCGATTTTAGGGATTATTGATGATAATGGAAAGGTGGGGAATGGAGAAATCCTATACCGTTTTGATGATACGGTGAATCCACCTGAAGTGCTGGATTTAACCAAAATGAGCGAAAAGGATTTTCAGACTCGCATTCGTGGTCGTCAAATTTCTATTATTTTTCAAGATCCAATGACTGCATTGAATCCTACAATGCAAATTGGCAAGCAGATCATGGAAAGCATCTTAGTGCATAAAAAGGATATGCCTAAGGCGCAAGCAAAAGCGCGTTCCATTGAACTGTTAGATATGGTTGGGATTAATGATCCTGAGAAGCGGTTTAAACAATACCCGCACCAATTATCCGGTGGGATGAGACAGCGTGTGGTCATTGCGATTGCCCTTGCTTCAGAGCCACATCTACTGATTGCGGATGAACCAACAACAGCGCTAGATGTAACAATCCAAGCACAAATTCTAGATTTAATTAAAGAAATTCAAAAGAAGACAGGGATTTCCATCATCTTTATTACCCATGATTTAGGGGTAGTTGCTAATGTTGCGGATCGTGTGGCTGTAATGTATGCAGGAAAGATTGTTGAAGAAGGGCTTGTAGACGAAGTGTTCTATGATCCGCGTCATCCATATACATGGGGTCTTTTGTCATCCTTACCTTCTACAACAGGAAATGACACAGAACTCTATTCAATTCCAGGGAGCCCTCCAAATATGATACATCCACCTAAAGGAGATGCATTTGCATATCGGAGTGAGTATGCACTGAAGATAGACTTTGAAAAAGAACCGCCAATGTTTGACATCACGGATACACACCGCGCAGCATCGTGGTTATTAGACCCACGTGCACCAAAACTTGAGATGCCTGAAATCTTAAAACATCGTTTAGAAGTCTTGAGAAAGGAGAACCATGATGAGTGA
- a CDS encoding ABC transporter ATP-binding protein → MSERNVMLRVDNLKQYFHIDRKTTVKAVDGVSFEVYEGETFSIVGESGSGKSTLGRALIRIYDPQGDVTFMGQRITGKLNNHEQRHLRKNMQMIFQDPMASLNPRKKILDTVAYGLDIHKETKSDQERKQRVKEVLEKVGLSEEFMTRYPHQFSGGQRQRIGVARAIILEPKFIICDEIISALDVSIQAQVINLMRKLQREQKLTYLFIAHDLSMVRSISDRVAVMHLGHIVEMGTVSDIYDNPIHPYTKALLSAIPHPDPIREKKRKRVRYIKGAIDYNAGETVQLSETHRVLGTPEDIKDWECGDYSESLQPIVE, encoded by the coding sequence ATGAGTGAACGAAATGTGATGCTAAGGGTGGATAACCTGAAGCAATATTTCCATATTGATCGAAAAACAACAGTAAAAGCTGTTGATGGGGTTTCCTTTGAGGTATATGAAGGAGAAACCTTCAGTATCGTTGGTGAGAGTGGGAGTGGAAAGTCAACCTTAGGACGCGCTCTGATTCGAATTTACGATCCACAAGGGGATGTAACCTTTATGGGCCAACGCATAACAGGAAAACTTAATAATCATGAACAACGCCATTTGCGTAAAAATATGCAGATGATTTTCCAAGATCCAATGGCTTCATTAAATCCGCGTAAGAAGATTTTAGATACTGTTGCGTATGGGTTGGATATTCATAAAGAAACAAAGAGTGATCAAGAACGTAAACAACGCGTAAAAGAGGTGCTTGAAAAAGTTGGGTTAAGCGAAGAATTTATGACACGCTATCCGCATCAATTTTCAGGTGGTCAACGTCAAAGAATTGGGGTTGCAAGAGCAATCATATTGGAACCAAAGTTTATAATTTGTGATGAAATTATTTCGGCACTTGATGTTTCAATTCAAGCACAAGTTATTAACCTTATGCGAAAACTACAGCGTGAGCAAAAACTCACGTATCTGTTTATTGCCCATGATTTAAGTATGGTTCGTTCAATTTCCGACCGTGTTGCAGTAATGCATCTGGGACATATCGTCGAGATGGGAACGGTAAGTGACATTTATGACAATCCAATACATCCTTATACTAAGGCGTTATTATCCGCAATTCCTCATCCCGATCCGATTCGAGAAAAGAAACGAAAACGTGTTCGGTATATCAAAGGTGCAATTGATTACAATGCCGGTGAGACAGTACAGTTGTCAGAAACTCATAGAGTATTAGGAACGCCTGAGGATATCAAAGATTGGGAATGTGGAGATTATTCAGAATCACTTCAACCCATCGTTGAGTAA
- a CDS encoding helix-turn-helix domain-containing protein, whose protein sequence is MNLGENLRQVRLEKKLTQEDVSKVMFVTRQTISRWEQNKTMPNVYVLEELSRLYEVPIDRFYDSTREMSDTNKEEKVMKNINYYALFGSLFFNIFLFSGVAITVATLLLSYWLIVLTFIASPFILLFVNVTGMQAFDWVNTLFALIVFPIGLINIRIAKKFTGYIIEMFIKYCKFNMKSVFNTSI, encoded by the coding sequence ATGAATTTAGGTGAAAACTTACGTCAAGTACGTTTAGAAAAAAAATTGACACAAGAGGATGTGTCAAAAGTAATGTTTGTAACAAGACAAACAATATCACGATGGGAACAAAACAAGACCATGCCCAATGTTTATGTCCTGGAGGAGCTGAGTAGATTGTATGAAGTTCCAATAGATCGATTTTATGACAGTACTCGTGAAATGAGTGATACGAATAAAGAGGAGAAAGTTATGAAGAACATTAATTATTATGCACTATTTGGAAGTTTATTTTTTAATATATTTTTATTTTCAGGCGTTGCAATCACTGTTGCTACACTCCTACTTTCCTATTGGCTTATTGTACTCACTTTTATCGCATCACCGTTTATTTTATTGTTTGTTAATGTAACGGGAATGCAAGCATTTGATTGGGTAAATACCCTCTTTGCATTAATTGTATTTCCAATCGGATTGATAAATATACGAATTGCTAAAAAATTCACCGGATATATCATAGAAATGTTTATTAAGTACTGTAAATTCAATATGAAATCAGTGTTTAATACAAGTATATAA